The DNA segment CGTAGCCGTTGAGCTGGAAAAAGGAGAAGCCGCGCGCTACCGGATCGGGCGCGATCAACAGGCCCGCGAGAACCAACGGCAGAGCCAGCCAACATCGGCGCGTGCTCATGGGTCGGCCCTCCCGGAACCAGGCGGACCGCCGGCGTCCATCCGCAGCTCGCCGGGCTGGCGCGTGGACTGCCGGGCGGACACCGCCTGCCGCGCTTGTTCCACGCGTCCTGTCCCACCGCTCGACGCCGCGCGCTGCTCGGCCAATCGCAGTGGCACGGACCGCTGCTGCACGAGGGCGGGCTTTCCCGCCGGCCCGGCCAGTGCATGCGGGCGGCTCTGCGTCAATACCGGTCGCAACAGCGCCAGAAATTCGTCGTAGGCCAGCGGCTGGGCCGGCGGTTGCGCCGCGGGTACCCGCACCCGCAACTTCTCCAACCCTGCCAGCCGCGCCGCTGCATCCGACTGCGCCCCCGGGGCCAACTGCATGAACCCATCCGCGTCGAACCCCGCGACCGGCTGGCCGACGGCGTCGTACACGCGGGCGACCCCATCCGGGCTGGTCTGCACGCGGAACGCTCCCTGTGCCAGCCCGACGACGGGGTACGTCTTGTACTCTGGCAGCAGGAACAACACCCACTTGTCGCCGACCGCAAACACCGGCGTGTCCGCCAGGCGCAGCGTCAATTCACCCACCGTGCCGCCCGGCACGAGCAGCACGAACGTATCCCCGGAATCCGCCAGCTTCCCCTTCAAGTACTCGACGTGCTCAAACACGACCTCGGTCTGAATGCGCCGCGGACCGTCGGCCCAGTGCGGTCGCACGGACGCGACCTCGCCGACGATGACCTGGCCGGCATGGTCGGCCAGCGTCGCCAGCGACATGGGGATGACGCTCGACGCGCTGGCCGGCGCGACCAGCATCAGCACCGCCAGCACGCCGGCCACCCGGGTCGTGCCGTGGCCCGGCCGCGGCGGCAAGATAGACACCAACATGAGAGGTCGTCCTCCATGATACGTGTACAGGGACCAGCCGGGCGCGCCACCGCGCCAGCAGGCGCATCGGCGCGCCGCCCCCACGGTTTCAGCTTCAATTCTAACAGGCGCGAGCCGCCGGCCGGCGCGAAACAGGGGCGGTGCCGGCCCGCCGCCAGACCCGTGCCATTATGGGGCGTCGTGGCCGCCCACCCGCACCATGCGGCCAACCGCCGCGGCCGTCGGATAACCGCAGAGCCCACGCGGATACCGCCGAAGCAGCCGGCACTTGGGCGACCAGCCTACCGGCTTGAGCAGAGGCAAACGCAAACGGGAGAGACGAGCTTCCAGGACCGGGCTGCGGAGGAGAGCCGCCCGCTCGCCGGATCGACCCGCAGCAGCACGATCTCGTTCGAGTTCTGGTTCGCCGCCAACAGCCACTTCCCTGTCGGGTCCAGCGCGAAGCTGCGCGGCGTTTTGCCGCCGCTCGGGACCCACTCGACCGGCGTCAGCGTCCCGTCGTCCGGATGGATGCTCAACACCGCGATGCTGTCATCACCGCGGTTGGAGGCGTACAGGTACTTGCCCCGGGCGTCCACCCGGATCTCCGCGGCGAAGCTCTTGCCGCTGAAGTCCTTGGGAAGCACCGAGATCGTCTGGCGCTCCTGCAGCGCGGCCGCGTCCGCTGCGTACGCGAAGACCGCGATTGTGGACGCCATTTCATTGAGCAGGTACACGAACTTCCCTGATGGCGCGCAGGCGACATGGCGCGGCCCGGCACCCGGGCTGGCGCTGGCGTACGCCGGCTGGTTGGGCGTCAGGCTGCCGGTGCGGTCGTCAAACCGGAACACGAGTAGCTTGTCGAGCCCGAGGTCGGCCACGAGCGCGACGCGGTTATCCGTCGTCACCTGGATGGCATGCGCGTGCGGCCCCGCCTGGCGCCGCGGGTCCACGCTGGAGCCAGCGTTCTGCACGAACGCGGAGTGCGGGCCGAGCCGACCGTCTTCGCCGATCGGAAACACGGCGCAACTGCCGCCACCGTAGTTCGCCACCAGCAGATAGCGGGCCGAGCGGTCCAGTGACAGGTGTGCCGGACCGCGACCGAGCGAAGCGACTTGCTGCAACAACTGCAATTGGCCGCTCGGTCGTTGAATGGCGAACACGCTCACCGCGCCGCTGGGCTCGCCCTGGAACGTGTTCACCTCGTTCACCGCGTACAGGAACCTCCCCTGTGGATCAACGGCGAGGAACGACGGGTTCTCAGTCGCGGCCACGAGCGCGAGCGGACCTGATTCACCGCTGGCCGGGTCGAATCCGCAGGCGTAAATACCCTCGCTGCCCTTGCCCGTGTAGGTCCCGACAAACACCAGGCACTCGAAGTCGCGGGCTGTCGCGGCCGCGGCCGGCAGCACAACCAGCAGCCGCCCCAGCAGCCCCACAACTCGTCGCCAACTCAGCCCCCCCGTAAATCGACCCAGCTCACACATGCGGATGCTCTCCAGCCACCACGCCGCCGCCAGCTCCCGCGCACGGGGGCGACTCGTCGCGCGCAGGGCATCCACCCGACCCATTCCCAACGCCAGCGCTGCGGCAAGACCGGCCGGCTCAGGCCGACGCGCCCCCGCTCAACAGCAGCACAAACGGATTGATGTCGCGGAAGTCCACGACGCCGTCCCCGTTGATGTCGCCATTGATCGTCGGGCAGCCCGGGAATGTCGCGTGCCAGGCGTCCGGGTTGGTCAGCAGCAGCACGAACGGGTTGATGTCCCGGAAGTCCACCTGGCCGTCGCAGTTCACGTCCCCGCGCATGATCAGCGGCTCCCACACGGCGATCGACCGCGGCGCGATGCCGCCCGTGTCTGCGATCGGGCCATTCTGCGTGAACGAGCCGTTGGCATTCAGCCGGAACGAATAGACGCCCATGATGCCGTCGATGGCTGTCGAGTTGTCCGTGACGAAGAACAGGTCATCCAGGGTCTGCACGTCGCCCAGCGTCCCCTGCAAACCGACATCAAAAAAGTGGCCCGTATAGGTGAGATTCCCCGTGGCCGCATTGATCGCCGCTGAGCGCACCGTCGCGTCCGTGCCGTGGCCGACGAGCAGGTACGCGTCATCCGTGCTAAACGCCACGTTCGACGGCGAGCTGCCGAACTCCGGGAACGGCCAGCCCGCCATCGGCGTCAGAGTGCCGTCGAAGGCGATATTGTAGCCCAGCACCACGTGGGTGATCCCGCCCGCGGCGTAGAGCTTGGTCCCGTCATGCGACACGCCCAGCTCGAGCGCGTAGTACGAGCCGGTCGAGTCGATATCAACCTGGGTTAGCGTGCCGTCGGGCGCGATGGTGAACGTGCGGATCGTGCGCGCGGAGCCGGAGTCGTTCACGTACAGGAACTTGTGGCTCGGGTCGAGCGCCAGGTACGTGCTGAAGGTGCCCACCGGGGCCGTATCGAGCTCCGTCAACGTCAGCGTCTCCGGGTCGAACTGCAGGACGACCACCTGTTGCGGCGAGGCATCCGTGCGCGTGGTGACCAGCATGTCGTTCGTAATCCAGGCCACGTCCATCGGCGTGCCGACCACACTGAACGCCGCGATCTGCGTGATGCTCGCGTCCGCACCGACCTCGAAGAACGTGAGCTGCTCGTACGGATCATTGGTCGACGCATGTCCGGTGACCAGGTACAGCCCGTTGGGCGAAATGGAAATCTTGTAGGGATTACAGCCGGGGCAGGGCTCGTTCAGGTTCGGGCGCACGCCCGTGATGACCCGGTTCACGAATGACAGCGTATCGTCTGCGCGCACCGTGAACGCCGATACGCTGCCTTCCAGGTTGCCGTTGTTCGTCACGAAAATGGCGCGCTCGGCCGACTGTCCATGCGCGGCCGGGGGCCGGCCCAGGGTGCCCACGGCGACGACCAGGCCGGAAACAAGCAGTGTCTGCAGCAGTGTACTTTTCATGGCGTGCTCCTTCCCAAGTCGACTCGGCCAATCGATACGAGATGTCCGCCCGCGTGGCGGTAGCCTGCTTAGTCTAGCACGAACGGCGGGCCGGTTGAAGAGGCGCGGCCGGTGCCGGTGACGCTGCGAGGCGGCGGTCCGGCCGGCGCAGCCTACGTGCCGCTCAGCAGCATCACAAACGGATTGATATCGCCGAAGCCGACGAGGCCGTCGCCGTTGATGTCGCCGTTCTCAAACGGGCAGCCCGGATACGTCTCCTGCCACAGCACCGGGTTCGACAGCAGCAGCACGAACGGATTGATGTCGCCGAAGCTGACCAGCCCGTCGCAGTTCACGTCGCCGGTGAGCAGCACGATCTGCGGCAGCTCGGCCGCATCGAGCCAGGTGCCCAGCGGCCAGCCCGGCAGGCCGTCTTCGTCCGCCAGGAAATCCGCGATCATGACGACGCCCCACATGCCCGGCAGTTGCGGATACTCGAACGTCATCGACTCGCCCGGCAACAGCCGCAGGGGGGACACGTCGATCATCATCGCGGTCTGCTCCAGCGGCATGCCGATCAGCAGCTCATCCAGCATGATCGGCGCCGGCGTGAAGTTGAACCGCCGAACCACCCAGACCGCCTGCTCAGAGTTGTTGGTCACGCGATTCTGCACGTTGCCGGTGGCCAGTTGCCGCCAGGTCGTGCCGCTGACCGGTATCGTGGCAATCACCGTGTTGTTCTGCGTCCACTCGAACTTGAACGAGAGCGGCGTGAGGCCGCCGGCGAGCTTGAACCCGAAGTGCGCCTTGCCGCCAGGGTTCACCTGCCCGGGCCCGGGGCCCCACTTGATCACTGCGTTGTCGCCGTCCTGCGTCACGACGCCCGGCGAGAACGGGTTCAACACGCCGTTGTACAAGTCCGAAATGCTGCCGATGACCACGCCGCCCAGCGTGACCTTGAAGTCGTTCGCGATCAGTCCCGAGCGGTTCCAGACGTCGAAGTTGCTGAGCGAACCCTGGATAGTGGGGTAGCGCCAGACGTCATCCTTCAGAATATCGATATCAAGCTGGCTCGGCACGCGGCGCACGCCCTTCGGAAAGGCCGGGTTCATCAGGTCGCCCGGGTGCGCGCCCGGGTCCGTATGTGTGCCGGCCGAGGAGGGCGTCAAGGTGGCACGTGGCGTCCCGCCCGGCCCGCCGCCGGTGTACGTGCGCGGACCGGTGGGGTTGTTGGGATCGCTGGTCACGTTGCGGGCGAAGCGCGAGTTCAGCACCGTGAAGCCCAGGGCATGCGCGAGCTCGTGATTGACGATGCTGTACAAATCGTACTTGTCGGCCGGCACGTTGGGGTCAAGGCCTTCGTACCACGGAATCGCGGCGTTGCTGTTGATCGTGATCCGCGCCCCCGTGGGCCGACCGTCGGAGTTGCTGGCGAAATTGTCCGTCCGGCCCAGCGTCGCCCGGTCCTCACCCAGTGCCAGGCCCGGCTGCGTGAGCGCCGGCTCGACCCCGGGCTCCGGCGGGCGGAAGCTCGAGCCGAGGTCGGCGTTGCGGAAGCTGACCGTGACGACGTGCTCCGGCGACTGGTGCGGCAGTCGGGATTCCCACAAGGCTATCTTGGCCTCGATAACCGCTTTCTGCGCGTCGGTGACATTCGCGTCGTACGTTGGCTGAATGTCGACGCCCAGGAGCGCCGGGGTCAGACCGATGGCAAGTCCGACGGACAACACGCGCGCCACCCAGCGCGTGCCGCGCCCCAGATGTTTCGAACGGAACGACATGGCGATACCTCCTTCTCCGCCGGTCTTCGCCGGCCCGGTCCGACCACCGTGCCCAAGGATGTGCCGGCCGCGTGTCGGACACGCACTCATTGGCAGTGCCGCAAACGCCATGGGGCCCACCCAGCGGACCGGATGACTCTACGGCTTCAGCGCTTCTTCCAGGGACGGCGTGCGCAGGCTTTCGGCGGGCAGACTGCGGGGTTCCCATTCCCCGCCCGCCGGTCCGAAGTTCACGCGCCGCCCCTCCTCCCAGTAACGGCCGGCGTTGTGTTCGAACGCCGCCCGCATCGCCAGTTCGGCGACCAACCCCAGCATGATCGCGAAACAGCCCAGCAAGAAGAACATCACGCCGACGAGGGGCGCCTTGCCCCAGAACGCCGCCCAGGCGTCCTGCGAGTAGATCGCCTGCACCATCGCGAAGGCAAAGCACAGCAGCGTCGCCAGCCACGACCACTGCGTGATTCTGCCGAAGAAGTGCATCGGCTTCGTGCGGTATTTCTGCAGCATGCGCACCAGGATCAGATCGACCGCGACCTTGAAGATGCGCCCGTAGCCGTACTTGCTCTGCCCGGCCTGGCGCGGGTTGTGCTGGACGACGACTTCCTGGATGCGCGCCCCGTGCATCGACGTGTACACCGGAATGAAGCGGTGCATCTCGCCATAGAGGCGCGCGTCGCGGATCACGCTGGCGCGGTAGGCCTTCAGCGTGCACCCATAGTCGTGCAGCCGCACGCCCGTGATGTGCCCGATCAGCCAGTTCGCCGCGTGCGAGACCTGCGTGCGCAGCCAACTGTCCTTGCGGTCCTTGCGCCAACCGCTGACCACGTCGTAGTTGCCGCGCTCCAGCTCGTCGCACAGCCGCTCGATCTCTTCCGGCGGGTTCTGCCCGTCGCCGTCGAGCGGGACGATGATCGGCGCGCGCGACGCCCAGAAACCGGCCATCAGCGCCGCGGTCTGCCCGTAGTTGCGCGCGAAATGAATCACGCGCAGGCGCGCGTCGCGCGCGGCCACCTGGTCCAGCAACTCCCCCGTCCGGTCGCGACTGCCATCGTTGACGGCGATCAGCTCGAACCGCCGGCGCTGGCGGCTCAGCACGTCAAGAAAGTGCGGAAAGACGGTGGGGATGCTGGCCTCCTCCTGGAAGACCGGCACCACCACGGAAACCTCCGGACGCTCGGCCGAAATCGCCATGCGCTGGTTGTCACCTCGCCGCGGTGCACAGCCACGCGCGGTACAGTGCCGCACCGGCTTGTCGCACCGGAATCCGGGTATAGTATAGTGGCTCTAGGCGACGAATGCACTGCTTTCTCGAGGCGCGCATGACGAATCCGATCGACGTAGCCGTGCTGATGGGCAGCGAAAGCGACTGGACCGTGATGCAGGCGGCGGTCGCCACCCTCCAGGAGTACGGCGTCTCGCACGAAGCCCGCGTATTATCTGCCCATCGCACCCCAGCCGAAACCGCCGAGTACGTCCGCGGCGCCGACGCTGCCGGCACGAGAGTTTTCATCGCCGCCGCGGGGATGGCCGCGCATCTGGCCGGGGCCGTGGCCGCCCAGACCACCCGCCCGGTGCTGGGCGTGCCGCTGGCCGCCTCCGAGCTGCAGGGTCTCGACGCGCTGCTCGCCACCGTGCAGATGCCACCGGGCATGCCGGTCGGCACGCTCGCAATCGGCAAGGCCGGCGCCGTCAACGCCGCCCTGCTCGCCATCAGCATTCTCGCCAACGAGCGCCCGGAGCTGCGTACGAAGCTGCAGGCCGCCCGCCAGAAACGCGCCGCGCAGATCCTGGCAACCAAGCTCCCGTAGCCGCACTGCAACCCAGCACGCCCGGTCGCATTTTCGCCCATCCGTGCTACAGTTCCGCACATGGTGTTGCCGGGGAGCAGTCCAAAACCAGTGCAGCGTGCGCTCGACCGCGAGGATGTCGCCCACCGCGTCCCCGCGCCCCTGCTCTGGCCGACGCTCGCGCTGCTGTCCGGTGTCGGGCTGTCCGACGCCGTCGACCCGCTCCCCGCCGCGCTCCACACCGGCATATGGCTCGCACCGGCGACGCTCCTCGTTCTCCTGCTCATGCTGCGCCAGCGCCTCCGGCCAACCGCCGTGGCGGCAGGCGCCGCGCTCATTGCCCTGCTGGTCGGCTTCGCCCGACACCAGGGGCTCAGCACACTTCCGCCGCACCACATCGCCAATGCGCTGACCGACGAGCCCCAACTTTCACGCCTCGCCGGGCGCATCGTCACCACTCCCCTCGAGCGGCCGGCGCTGCGGCTCAACCCATTCCTGTCGTTCGACCCGTCGCCGCGCACGCAGTTCATCATCTCCGTCGACGAGCTGCGCAGCACCGACCCGCCGGTGGCAACCACGGGCCACCTGCGCGTGAGCATCGAGGCCGCGTCGCTCGAGCTGCGGCTCGGTCAGCGCGTGCAGCTCACCGGCAAGCTGTTTCGCGCCGCCGGCCCGCGTAACCCCGGCGAACTGGACTGGGCCACATGGTATCGCCGGCAGAATCTCGCCGGCGGCTTCTCCGTGGAGAGCGCTGCGCACGTTGCCGTGCTGCCCGACCCGCCCGGCCGCTGGCACCGCCTGGTCACCGCCCTGCGCACCACCGCGCAGCGCCTGCTCTTCGAACCCTACGCCGACGGGGAAACCGACGAGTCCACCCGCTTGCTCGATGTCATGGTCCTCGGTCAGCGCAGCCGGGCCGATCAGCAACTCAACGAGGCCTTTCTGCGCGCCGGCGGCCTGCATTTCCTGGCCGTCAGCGGCTTCAACGTCGCCCTGCTGGCCGGCTTCGTCTGGTTGGTTGTCCGGCGCTTCCTCCGCCGCAGCCGACGCGTCACCGCCGTTGTGACGATGATCGTCACGCTGGCATTCGCCGCCGTCACGGAACCCAACGCCCCCATTCTGCGCGCCACGCTCTGTGTGCTGCTGGCGGGGTGCGCGAGCCTGACCGATCGGCCATTCTGCGCCCTGAACTGGCTCGCCCTTTCCGCCGCGTGCATCGTGCTCTTCGATCCGCAGCAACTCTTCAACGCCGGGTTCCAGCTTTCGTTCGTCCAGGTACTGGCCTTGATCACGCTCGTGCCCCGGATTTACCGCGGGATGTTCGCCCGGCGTCCCGAGGATGGACCACCGCCCGAAGCGGCTACGCTGTCGGCGCTTATGCGGCTGTGGGCAGTGCACAGCACGGTCGGGCTCATCATTGTCTGCGTCTGTGCGTATCTGATCGCCCAGCCGCTCGTGCTCTACCACTTTGGCCACTTCGCGCCGTGGGGCTGGCTCGGCACGATCGTGCTGGCCCCGCTCGTCACGATCATCACCGTCCTGAGCATGTTGACGCTCGCGGCGAATGCGCTGCTGCCGCCGCTCGGCGCCGTGCTGGGCGCCCTGCTGTACGGCGTGACACGTTTCCTGCTGTGGAGCGTCGGATTGTTCGAGCAGCTTCCGTACGCGGCCATCGATTGCCTGCGGCCGCCGCTCTGGCTGGTGGGGCTGAGCTACACCGTCCCGGTGCTCTGGATCGCCTGGCCGGGTTTGTCGTCAAGCCTGCGACTGCTGCGTGCGTGGATCGACCGGCCCCAGGTTGTGCCGCGACTGCATGCGCGTATGCATCGACCGCTCGTCCGCCCGCGGTCCCTGGCGACCATCTGCCTTTCCGCCGTGCTCGTCGTATCGTGGCTCGGCTGGATCATCCTGCCCGCCAGCCGCGACACCGGCCACAGCCTGCATGTTCTGTCGGTGGGCAACGGCAGCAGCATGATTCTGACGACCCCCACCGGTGCCGCGGCCGTGTTCGACGTCGGCACCGACGCCAACTCCGACGCGGGCGCGATCGCGGCCCGCGCCCTGGTGGCGCTCGGCGTCCGGCGGGTCAACATCCTCACGGTCTCGCACGGCAACTTCGACCACTACAGCGGCCTGCCCACGTTGCTGCGCCGCGCCACCATCGACCGCTGGGCGACCAGCCCGTACTTCGCCGCGCACATTCCCGGCGACATACCACCGCCGGAGCGACTCCGCGCATGGCAGTCCTTCGCGGTAGGCGACGCTGGCGTGGATGTCCTCTGGCCGCCCGCTGACCTGGATGCCACCTGGGAGGAGAACAACCGCTCGCTGGTGCTGCGTGTGACGGTCGCCGGACGGACGTTCCTTCTCACTGGCGATTGCGAAGACGCCGCCCTCAGCGCATTGCTCGCCGCGGAGCGCGCCGGCCGGCTGAGCCTGCGGGCCGACGTGCTGATCGCCCCACACCACGGGCAGATCATCCCGGGGGCGACCGACGACTTCCTGGCCGCCGTCGCGCCCCAGACCGTGATCGTCTCCGCGCGCACGCCCCGCCCCAAGCTCACGGCCCTCGCGCAAGAGTTGCTCGGCCCCGGCGTGCGGGTGCTCATGACCGGTCCGTCCGGGGCCATTGCGGCTCGCGTCACGGCCGGCGGCGAGTTGCACGTGGAGACGGCATTCGCCCGGCCGTGAGCCCGCGGATGCACGCCGGTCCAACCGGTCGTTGTTTGCGCCCCCGCTTTACAAACAGCCGGAATTCGGCTTTGATGAGTACCGGCAGATAGCCAGCGACCAATTGCAAGGAGGCACGCAAATGAAGTTCTGGCACGTGGGCATCATCAGTTTCGCATTGTTCGTTACCGCCTGCGCGAAGCAGGAACCGGCGGTGGTGACCGCACACGAAGAGACGCCCGACACGGCCCTGACGGAGATGGACGCACCGCCAGCGGCGACACCCGATCCATACGCGACCGATCCTTATGCGCGCGACACCGCGCCCCGGGCGCAGGACAGTCGCATGACCGAATTCGGCGGCCGCGAGACCAAGCTCATCGCCGCCGGCGGAGAGACCCGGGGCGGGCGCACGCACACGGTCCAGAAGGGCGACACGCTCTACTCGCTCGCGCGGCGGTACTACAACGACCAGAGCAAGTGGAAGCGCATCTGGGAAGCGAATCGCGATCGGGTCCCCAACCGGGACCGGCTCGCGGTCGGCACGCAA comes from the Phycisphaerae bacterium genome and includes:
- a CDS encoding lactonase family protein → MDALRATSRPRARELAAAWWLESIRMCELGRFTGGLSWRRVVGLLGRLLVVLPAAAATARDFECLVFVGTYTGKGSEGIYACGFDPASGESGPLALVAATENPSFLAVDPQGRFLYAVNEVNTFQGEPSGAVSVFAIQRPSGQLQLLQQVASLGRGPAHLSLDRSARYLLVANYGGGSCAVFPIGEDGRLGPHSAFVQNAGSSVDPRRQAGPHAHAIQVTTDNRVALVADLGLDKLLVFRFDDRTGSLTPNQPAYASASPGAGPRHVACAPSGKFVYLLNEMASTIAVFAYAADAAALQERQTISVLPKDFSGKSFAAEIRVDARGKYLYASNRGDDSIAVLSIHPDDGTLTPVEWVPSGGKTPRSFALDPTGKWLLAANQNSNEIVLLRVDPASGRLSSAARSWKLVSPVCVCLCSSR
- a CDS encoding beta-propeller fold lactonase family protein; amino-acid sequence: MKSTLLQTLLVSGLVVAVGTLGRPPAAHGQSAERAIFVTNNGNLEGSVSAFTVRADDTLSFVNRVITGVRPNLNEPCPGCNPYKISISPNGLYLVTGHASTNDPYEQLTFFEVGADASITQIAAFSVVGTPMDVAWITNDMLVTTRTDASPQQVVVLQFDPETLTLTELDTAPVGTFSTYLALDPSHKFLYVNDSGSARTIRTFTIAPDGTLTQVDIDSTGSYYALELGVSHDGTKLYAAGGITHVVLGYNIAFDGTLTPMAGWPFPEFGSSPSNVAFSTDDAYLLVGHGTDATVRSAAINAATGNLTYTGHFFDVGLQGTLGDVQTLDDLFFVTDNSTAIDGIMGVYSFRLNANGSFTQNGPIADTGGIAPRSIAVWEPLIMRGDVNCDGQVDFRDINPFVLLLTNPDAWHATFPGCPTINGDINGDGVVDFRDINPFVLLLSGGASA
- a CDS encoding glycosyltransferase codes for the protein MAISAERPEVSVVVPVFQEEASIPTVFPHFLDVLSRQRRRFELIAVNDGSRDRTGELLDQVAARDARLRVIHFARNYGQTAALMAGFWASRAPIIVPLDGDGQNPPEEIERLCDELERGNYDVVSGWRKDRKDSWLRTQVSHAANWLIGHITGVRLHDYGCTLKAYRASVIRDARLYGEMHRFIPVYTSMHGARIQEVVVQHNPRQAGQSKYGYGRIFKVAVDLILVRMLQKYRTKPMHFFGRITQWSWLATLLCFAFAMVQAIYSQDAWAAFWGKAPLVGVMFFLLGCFAIMLGLVAELAMRAAFEHNAGRYWEEGRRVNFGPAGGEWEPRSLPAESLRTPSLEEALKP
- the purE gene encoding 5-(carboxyamino)imidazole ribonucleotide mutase — its product is MTNPIDVAVLMGSESDWTVMQAAVATLQEYGVSHEARVLSAHRTPAETAEYVRGADAAGTRVFIAAAGMAAHLAGAVAAQTTRPVLGVPLAASELQGLDALLATVQMPPGMPVGTLAIGKAGAVNAALLAISILANERPELRTKLQAARQKRAAQILATKLP
- a CDS encoding ComEC/Rec2 family competence protein, with amino-acid sequence MQRALDREDVAHRVPAPLLWPTLALLSGVGLSDAVDPLPAALHTGIWLAPATLLVLLLMLRQRLRPTAVAAGAALIALLVGFARHQGLSTLPPHHIANALTDEPQLSRLAGRIVTTPLERPALRLNPFLSFDPSPRTQFIISVDELRSTDPPVATTGHLRVSIEAASLELRLGQRVQLTGKLFRAAGPRNPGELDWATWYRRQNLAGGFSVESAAHVAVLPDPPGRWHRLVTALRTTAQRLLFEPYADGETDESTRLLDVMVLGQRSRADQQLNEAFLRAGGLHFLAVSGFNVALLAGFVWLVVRRFLRRSRRVTAVVTMIVTLAFAAVTEPNAPILRATLCVLLAGCASLTDRPFCALNWLALSAACIVLFDPQQLFNAGFQLSFVQVLALITLVPRIYRGMFARRPEDGPPPEAATLSALMRLWAVHSTVGLIIVCVCAYLIAQPLVLYHFGHFAPWGWLGTIVLAPLVTIITVLSMLTLAANALLPPLGAVLGALLYGVTRFLLWSVGLFEQLPYAAIDCLRPPLWLVGLSYTVPVLWIAWPGLSSSLRLLRAWIDRPQVVPRLHARMHRPLVRPRSLATICLSAVLVVSWLGWIILPASRDTGHSLHVLSVGNGSSMILTTPTGAAAVFDVGTDANSDAGAIAARALVALGVRRVNILTVSHGNFDHYSGLPTLLRRATIDRWATSPYFAAHIPGDIPPPERLRAWQSFAVGDAGVDVLWPPADLDATWEENNRSLVLRVTVAGRTFLLTGDCEDAALSALLAAERAGRLSLRADVLIAPHHGQIIPGATDDFLAAVAPQTVIVSARTPRPKLTALAQELLGPGVRVLMTGPSGAIAARVTAGGELHVETAFARP
- a CDS encoding LysM peptidoglycan-binding domain-containing protein; this encodes MKFWHVGIISFALFVTACAKQEPAVVTAHEETPDTALTEMDAPPAATPDPYATDPYARDTAPRAQDSRMTEFGGRETKLIAAGGETRGGRTHTVQKGDTLYSLARRYYNDQSKWKRIWEANRDRVPNRDRLAVGTQLIIP